A genomic segment from Sandaracinaceae bacterium encodes:
- a CDS encoding cytochrome P450 codes for MSPSTHGPESPSGPGAPVADASSPGPLRYDPFVVGELPDPYPLYERLREEAPLYRHDEGDFWVLSRFDDVFRATRDYTHYSSARGLTFIKDEMKLLGLAPTFIMMDPPKHTALRRLISKGFTPDRVSAMEPLIRAFVRARVDDVAARCAAGEDVDIVSAYTSPIPTFALAELLGVPPEDRARFDPWSTAITSSSMEEASLGNAVQAVAQLFGYFIQLLERRRTDPGDDMLSALRAAEVDGEKLSNWDLLGFCFVFIAGGNDTTNHMLANALVRLQEHPAQRAHLLAHPERIGPAVDEFLRYDAPVQGLSRTLTAPLELYGQTLPEGAKVHLLYASANRDPRQYGKRAHELDVTRDVQRHMSFTQGPHHCIGAHLARMMGRIGLEELLARFPAYQLDLARAERTRSAFVRGYERLPFHPG; via the coding sequence ATGAGCCCCAGCACCCACGGTCCCGAAAGCCCATCCGGCCCCGGTGCGCCTGTCGCCGACGCGTCCTCACCGGGCCCGCTGCGCTACGACCCGTTCGTGGTGGGCGAGCTGCCCGACCCGTACCCGCTCTACGAGCGGCTGCGCGAGGAGGCGCCGCTGTACCGGCACGACGAGGGCGACTTCTGGGTGCTCTCGCGCTTCGACGACGTGTTCCGCGCCACGCGCGACTACACGCACTACTCGTCCGCGCGCGGGCTGACGTTCATCAAGGACGAGATGAAGCTCCTGGGGCTGGCCCCGACCTTCATCATGATGGACCCGCCCAAGCACACGGCCCTGCGGCGGCTCATCTCCAAGGGCTTCACGCCCGACCGGGTGTCGGCCATGGAGCCGCTCATCCGCGCGTTCGTGCGGGCGCGTGTGGACGACGTGGCGGCGCGCTGTGCTGCGGGCGAGGACGTGGACATCGTGAGCGCCTACACCTCACCCATCCCCACCTTCGCGCTGGCCGAGCTGCTGGGCGTGCCCCCCGAGGACCGCGCGCGCTTCGACCCGTGGTCCACCGCCATCACCAGCAGCTCCATGGAGGAGGCCTCCCTTGGGAACGCGGTGCAGGCCGTGGCGCAGCTGTTCGGCTACTTCATCCAGCTGCTGGAGCGGCGCCGCACCGACCCGGGTGACGACATGCTCTCCGCCTTGCGCGCGGCCGAGGTGGACGGCGAGAAGCTGAGCAACTGGGACCTCCTCGGCTTCTGCTTCGTGTTCATCGCCGGCGGCAACGACACCACCAACCACATGCTGGCCAACGCGCTGGTGCGCCTGCAGGAACACCCGGCGCAGCGCGCGCACCTGCTGGCCCACCCCGAGCGCATCGGCCCCGCGGTGGACGAGTTCCTGCGCTACGACGCGCCGGTGCAGGGGCTGTCGCGCACGCTCACCGCGCCGCTCGAGCTGTACGGCCAGACGCTGCCCGAGGGGGCCAAGGTGCACCTGCTGTACGCGAGCGCCAACCGCGACCCGCGCCAGTACGGTAAGCGCGCGCACGAGCTGGACGTCACGCGCGACGTGCAGCGGCACATGAGCTTCACCCAGGGCCCGCACCACTGCATCGGCGCGCACCTGGCGCGCATGATGGGGCGCATCGGGCTCGAGGAGCTGCTCGCGCGCTTCCCCGCGTACCAGCTGGATCTGGCGCGAGCCGAGCGCACCCGCTCCGCGTTCGTGCGCGGCTACGAGCGGCTGCCGTTTCATCCCGGGTAG
- a CDS encoding cytochrome P450 has protein sequence MSSTTTASAGKTPVAKPPSGTAPVDKAPPRLRGGLPFFGHMLPFAKNPYHFMQRAHDEGGEVVEFTMLGAKIVLLTGEQASEAFYRAPDEQLDQSAAYRLMAPIFGEGLVFDAPIDRKNEQLRMLMPSLRFDAMRNHSAKIVDEVRGMSAEWGDVGTFELVDFMKELTIRTASHCLLGREFRYEISEEFASIYHDLEQGVHPLAYHYPNFPIPTFRRRDKARVRLQELVSGIIAKRRQQTDKPTDMFQSLMENSYEDGSKLTDNEITGMLIGAVFAGHHTSSGTAAWVLLELLKQPELMREVRDELDAIYGEDGEVTFQSLRQIPKLEAVVKEVLRLHPPLIVLMREVSQDLRVGDYLIPKGRMVWASPPVTHRIASLFPDPQRFDPTRYSPERAEDKNLNAYQPFGGGRHKCSGNAFAIFQIKAIFAVMLREWDFELVNAPDTYVDDYTQMIVQPLSPCPVRFKRRLRKTRAPALSDVSAAETPANQVAVDAEAPVTRYRAVIDLELCQGHSMCVGEAPEIFAFDGMQARVADGGFDVGLLDAAERAVEHCPNRAIHLEPMR, from the coding sequence ATGTCCAGCACCACCACCGCCTCCGCGGGCAAGACGCCCGTCGCCAAGCCCCCGAGCGGCACGGCCCCCGTCGACAAGGCGCCGCCTCGCCTGCGCGGCGGGCTGCCGTTCTTCGGGCACATGCTGCCGTTCGCCAAGAACCCCTACCACTTCATGCAGCGCGCCCACGACGAGGGCGGCGAGGTGGTGGAGTTCACCATGCTGGGCGCGAAGATCGTGCTGCTCACCGGCGAGCAGGCCAGCGAGGCGTTCTACCGCGCGCCGGACGAGCAGCTGGACCAGTCGGCCGCCTACCGCCTGATGGCGCCCATCTTCGGCGAGGGCCTGGTGTTCGACGCGCCCATCGACCGCAAGAACGAGCAGCTGCGCATGCTCATGCCGTCGCTGCGCTTCGACGCCATGCGCAACCACTCTGCCAAGATCGTGGACGAGGTGCGCGGGATGTCCGCCGAGTGGGGCGACGTGGGCACTTTCGAGCTCGTCGACTTCATGAAGGAGCTGACCATCCGCACGGCCTCGCACTGCCTCTTGGGCCGCGAGTTCCGCTACGAGATCAGCGAGGAGTTCGCGTCCATTTACCACGACCTCGAGCAGGGCGTGCACCCGCTGGCCTACCACTACCCGAACTTCCCCATCCCCACCTTCCGGCGTCGCGACAAGGCCCGCGTGCGCCTGCAGGAGCTGGTCAGCGGCATCATCGCCAAGCGGCGCCAGCAGACGGACAAGCCCACGGACATGTTCCAGAGCTTGATGGAGAACTCCTACGAAGACGGCAGCAAGCTCACCGACAACGAGATCACGGGCATGCTCATCGGCGCCGTGTTCGCCGGGCACCACACCAGCTCGGGCACGGCTGCGTGGGTGCTGCTGGAGCTGCTGAAGCAGCCGGAGCTCATGCGCGAGGTGCGCGACGAGCTGGACGCGATCTACGGCGAGGACGGCGAGGTGACGTTCCAGTCGCTGCGCCAGATCCCCAAGCTGGAGGCCGTGGTGAAAGAGGTGCTGCGCCTGCACCCGCCGCTCATCGTGCTGATGCGCGAGGTCAGCCAGGACCTGCGCGTGGGCGACTACCTCATCCCGAAGGGGCGCATGGTGTGGGCCAGCCCGCCCGTCACGCACCGCATCGCATCGCTGTTCCCGGACCCGCAGCGCTTCGACCCCACGCGCTACAGCCCGGAGCGCGCCGAGGACAAGAACCTCAACGCGTACCAGCCGTTCGGCGGCGGGCGCCACAAGTGCTCGGGCAACGCCTTCGCCATCTTCCAGATCAAGGCCATCTTCGCGGTCATGCTGCGCGAGTGGGACTTCGAGCTGGTGAACGCGCCGGACACCTACGTGGACGACTACACACAGATGATCGTGCAGCCGCTGTCGCCGTGCCCGGTGCGCTTCAAGCGGCGCCTGCGCAAGACACGCGCCCCCGCGCTGAGCGACGTGAGCGCGGCGGAGACCCCGGCGAACCAAGTCGCCGTCGACGCAGAGGCCCCCGTCACGCGCTACCGCGCCGTGATCGACCTCGAGCTCTGCCAGGGGCACAGCATGTGCGTGGGGGAGGCCCCCGAGATCTTCGCGTTCGACGGCATGCAGGCGCGCGTGGCCGACGGGGGCTTCGACGTGGGTCTGCTGGACGCAGCCGAGCGCGCGGTCGAGCACTGCCCCAACCGGGCCATCCACCTCGAGCCCATGCGCTGA
- a CDS encoding TetR/AcrR family transcriptional regulator: MSQDSDASPVERILDAAGRVIVAQGVVKARVGHIADEAGLGRATLYRYFGTREDVFVAYAEREMDRFLAELLVVAGRKRSVRARVIEAVAFAVEGIATRPPMAAFFAPDALAIAALIPARSTRLLPHALEALRALLTPADGCAGLAEDTNVAALGEWLVRMVLSLAMLPYPPRQGAPLRAFIGALLPAEGLFAASAPARD, encoded by the coding sequence ATGAGCCAGGACAGTGACGCGAGCCCGGTGGAGCGCATCTTGGACGCCGCCGGGCGCGTCATCGTGGCGCAGGGGGTCGTGAAGGCGCGCGTGGGGCACATCGCAGACGAAGCGGGGCTCGGGCGCGCCACGCTCTACCGCTACTTCGGAACGCGCGAGGACGTGTTCGTGGCCTATGCCGAGCGCGAGATGGACCGCTTCCTGGCCGAGCTGCTGGTGGTGGCGGGGCGCAAGCGCAGCGTGCGCGCGCGGGTCATCGAGGCCGTGGCGTTCGCGGTGGAGGGCATCGCCACGCGGCCCCCCATGGCCGCCTTCTTCGCGCCCGACGCGCTCGCCATCGCGGCGCTGATCCCGGCGCGCAGCACGCGCCTCCTGCCCCACGCGCTCGAGGCCCTGCGCGCGCTGCTGACCCCGGCCGACGGGTGCGCGGGGCTGGCCGAGGACACCAACGTGGCCGCGCTGGGCGAGTGGCTGGTGCGCATGGTGCTCTCGCTCGCGATGCTGCCCTACCCGCCACGACAGGGCGCCCCGCTGCGCGCGTTCATCGGCGCGTTGCTGCCCGCCGAGGGGCTCTTCGCGGCGTCCGCTCCGGCGCGTGACTGA
- a CDS encoding AraC family transcriptional regulator ligand-binding domain-containing protein gives MPSSAPSSISARLIQPLLREWEAGGRDLRVLEKRLGVDLELTARIDGRIAYEMWADVRLFCVEETKDPSFPLRATERLDARSLPLELYLVGSQPTLREGARYAMPFGSSLVDGLAVHLAHDGQSGFADFRRHDEPFYPPELAEYFLLCLWRFTRLVAPASPPARAVTFTHRFPRHGSSLEEFFGAPVHLGAAEVGFRFELPNVDLPVASADPGLGQLLAHRAQAQLAENTAAFTLRDRARHWLRANLRGDDALGARLAKAMKLSERSLRRQLAEQDSSVRALVDDARRERAIELMERGKVNLDAIAEELGYGNAGAFGRAFRRWTGQTPSAFLEQRRGRG, from the coding sequence GTGCCGTCGTCTGCGCCGAGCTCCATCTCCGCCCGCTTGATCCAGCCGCTGCTGCGCGAGTGGGAGGCGGGCGGGCGCGACCTGCGCGTGCTGGAGAAGCGCCTGGGCGTGGACCTCGAGCTTACGGCGCGCATCGACGGGCGCATCGCGTACGAGATGTGGGCCGACGTGCGCCTGTTCTGCGTGGAGGAGACCAAGGACCCGAGCTTCCCGCTGCGCGCCACGGAGCGCCTCGACGCGCGCAGCCTGCCCCTCGAGCTGTACCTGGTGGGCTCGCAGCCCACGCTGCGGGAGGGCGCGCGCTACGCGATGCCCTTCGGGAGCTCGCTGGTGGACGGCCTCGCGGTGCACCTGGCGCACGACGGGCAGAGCGGCTTCGCGGACTTCCGGCGGCACGACGAGCCCTTCTACCCGCCGGAGCTGGCCGAGTACTTCCTGCTGTGCCTGTGGCGCTTCACGCGCTTGGTGGCCCCCGCCTCGCCACCCGCGCGGGCGGTGACGTTCACGCACCGCTTCCCACGGCACGGGAGCAGCCTGGAGGAGTTCTTCGGCGCGCCCGTGCACCTGGGCGCGGCCGAGGTGGGCTTCCGCTTCGAGCTGCCCAACGTGGACCTGCCCGTCGCCTCGGCGGACCCGGGGCTGGGGCAGCTGCTGGCGCACCGCGCGCAGGCGCAGCTGGCCGAGAACACGGCGGCCTTCACGCTACGCGACCGGGCGCGGCACTGGCTGCGCGCCAACCTGCGAGGGGACGACGCGCTCGGCGCCCGCCTGGCCAAGGCCATGAAGCTGAGCGAGCGCAGCCTGCGGCGACAGCTGGCCGAGCAGGACAGCAGCGTGCGCGCCCTGGTGGACGACGCGCGCCGCGAGCGCGCCATCGAGCTGATGGAGCGCGGCAAGGTCAACCTGGACGCCATCGCCGAGGAGCTGGGCTACGGCAACGCCGGGGCGTTCGGGCGCGCGTTCCGTCGCTGGACGGGGCAGACGCCCTCGGCCTTCCTGGAGCAGCGCCGGGGCCGCGGATAG
- a CDS encoding PEGA domain-containing protein, with amino-acid sequence MTFASPPPPSPVQARVRLRAACGCSSAATRGSRRGTRSGAPAVALAVTRLVVLALALTCGAGTGQPAEAHAQTTDNAEARAFFVQGNRAFERSQRAQGARRRELLEEALGAYVASLAIVRSKNALFNAGVTLAALGRPAEAYAYFGEYLTQPGLTDDERAAGAAQRGTLLERLALVTVQSTPPGAEVRVDRPDLGAAGRTPLTLPLAPGEHVLLLRAEGYEDGIVGVAVSPGDERTVEAQLVPRPGQAADGEGARVEGTPGGPPDATGAPRETGAPDAGPPRADPADADSEHGHAEHVDPQHGDTEHADPAHSGADAAVGASRQRSTTDTTGEEPHTGPSRGLRIAAWSGASLVGLGALALRLRAGRLVRAHEVLGDENDPRPFEQRLERAMVLDRRIARSNRASQTLTVLGVLGGGLALGLSLRARRVRRAQLQLDVRGELGGLSLGVSGVLW; translated from the coding sequence GTGACCTTCGCTTCTCCCCCTCCCCCGAGCCCGGTGCAGGCGCGCGTGCGTCTTCGTGCTGCGTGCGGCTGCTCGTCGGCCGCCACACGGGGGTCTCGGCGTGGGACGCGCAGCGGTGCGCCCGCGGTGGCGCTCGCGGTCACACGGCTCGTGGTCTTGGCGCTGGCGCTGACGTGCGGCGCGGGGACGGGCCAACCCGCCGAGGCCCACGCGCAGACCACCGACAACGCCGAGGCCCGCGCGTTCTTCGTGCAGGGCAACCGGGCCTTCGAGCGCAGCCAGCGCGCGCAGGGAGCGCGGCGACGAGAGCTCTTGGAGGAAGCGCTGGGAGCCTACGTGGCGAGCCTGGCCATCGTGCGCAGCAAGAACGCGCTGTTCAACGCGGGGGTGACGCTGGCCGCGCTGGGGCGGCCGGCCGAGGCCTACGCCTACTTTGGCGAGTACCTGACACAGCCGGGCCTGACGGACGACGAGCGGGCTGCGGGAGCGGCTCAGCGCGGCACCCTGCTGGAGCGGCTGGCGTTGGTGACGGTGCAGTCCACTCCGCCGGGCGCCGAGGTGCGCGTGGACAGGCCCGACCTCGGTGCCGCTGGACGCACGCCCCTCACGCTGCCGCTCGCGCCGGGAGAGCACGTGCTGCTGTTGCGCGCCGAGGGGTACGAGGACGGCATCGTGGGGGTGGCGGTCAGCCCGGGTGACGAACGCACGGTGGAAGCGCAGCTGGTGCCTCGGCCGGGGCAGGCAGCGGACGGGGAGGGCGCGCGGGTGGAGGGCACGCCGGGGGGACCGCCTGATGCGACTGGAGCGCCCCGCGAGACCGGAGCGCCTGACGCGGGCCCACCCCGCGCGGACCCGGCAGACGCAGACTCGGAGCACGGGCACGCGGAACACGTGGACCCGCAGCACGGGGACACGGAACACGCGGACCCGGCCCACTCGGGCGCGGACGCCGCCGTGGGGGCCTCCCGCCAGCGATCGACCACGGACACGACGGGCGAGGAGCCACACACCGGCCCCAGCCGCGGCCTGCGCATCGCGGCGTGGAGCGGGGCCTCGCTCGTCGGGCTCGGCGCCCTCGCGCTGCGCCTGCGCGCCGGCCGGCTCGTCCGGGCCCACGAGGTGCTCGGGGACGAGAACGACCCGCGCCCGTTCGAGCAGCGCTTGGAACGAGCCATGGTGCTGGACCGGCGCATCGCGCGCAGCAACCGCGCCAGCCAGACGCTCACCGTGCTGGGCGTGCTGGGCGGAGGCCTCGCGCTGGGGCTCAGCCTGCGGGCGCGCCGGGTGCGTCGCGCACAGCTGCAGCTGGACGTACGCGGCGAGCTCGGCGGGCTGTCGCTGGGCGTGTCGGGGGTGCTGTGGTGA
- a CDS encoding Rieske 2Fe-2S domain-containing protein, which produces MELCLPHAALLPLGKAQAFTWEGDARAGGGFVLHHASGFVAFRNACPHWGVDLDMGLGGFYDAALDRVFCRTHGALFVLPSGLCDRGPCVGDALDALPVRVDGEDLWVTVPDAPVSALR; this is translated from the coding sequence ATGGAGCTGTGCTTGCCTCACGCCGCGTTGCTGCCCCTCGGCAAGGCCCAAGCGTTCACGTGGGAGGGCGACGCGCGCGCGGGCGGCGGCTTCGTGCTGCACCACGCGTCGGGCTTCGTGGCCTTCCGCAACGCGTGCCCGCACTGGGGCGTGGACCTGGACATGGGCCTGGGCGGCTTCTACGACGCGGCCCTCGACCGCGTGTTCTGCCGCACGCACGGCGCGCTCTTCGTGCTGCCCAGCGGCCTGTGCGACCGCGGCCCGTGCGTGGGCGACGCGCTGGACGCGCTGCCCGTGCGTGTGGACGGGGAAGACCTGTGGGTGACCGTGCCCGACGCGCCTGTGTCAGCCCTCCGGTGA
- a CDS encoding alpha/beta hydrolase — protein sequence MTPQSPYDPATRSLARERGSVCFTDEGESPRAGDALVLIHGLPGSVRDYRWLESALRAHEGAPPLRVVRLDMPGLGGTAVELAEGKHDVRSRAAFVLDTLDALGIGRAVLVGHSMGGGVALAAAAEAQRRHNNAPRGSREQSGTGEREQCAVVGLGLLASVGTHPHKGYQRMPDPRPAGLLLKVPVLSKLLHQPIYDSFVRSGFPKSTPVSECVQSLRCVAALRFPHLAEAAQELSLRPLPTLVAYADDDPLVEPEVGAQLTELLGAEELRFAEGGHNIQKTQAVELAEGLHGLAARAFGVPKELRQLA from the coding sequence GTGACCCCCCAGTCCCCCTATGATCCCGCGACGCGCTCGCTCGCTCGTGAGCGCGGTAGCGTTTGTTTTACGGATGAAGGCGAGAGCCCACGCGCAGGCGACGCGCTGGTGCTGATTCACGGGCTGCCCGGCAGCGTGCGCGACTACCGCTGGCTGGAGAGCGCCCTGCGCGCGCACGAGGGCGCGCCGCCGCTGCGCGTGGTGCGGCTGGACATGCCGGGCCTGGGCGGCACCGCGGTCGAGCTGGCCGAGGGCAAGCACGACGTGCGCAGCCGCGCCGCGTTCGTGCTGGACACGCTGGACGCGCTGGGCATCGGCCGCGCGGTCTTGGTGGGGCACAGCATGGGTGGAGGCGTGGCCCTGGCCGCGGCCGCCGAAGCGCAACGCCGTCACAACAACGCCCCGCGCGGCAGCCGCGAGCAGAGCGGCACCGGCGAGCGCGAGCAGTGCGCCGTGGTGGGCCTGGGCCTGCTCGCCAGCGTGGGCACCCACCCGCACAAGGGCTATCAGCGCATGCCGGACCCTCGCCCCGCCGGCCTGCTGCTGAAGGTGCCCGTGCTTTCGAAGCTCCTGCACCAGCCCATCTACGACAGCTTCGTGCGCAGCGGCTTCCCCAAGAGCACCCCCGTGAGCGAGTGCGTCCAGTCCCTGCGCTGCGTGGCCGCCCTGCGCTTCCCCCACCTGGCCGAGGCCGCCCAAGAGCTCAGCCTGCGCCCCCTCCCCACCCTCGTGGCCTACGCCGACGACGACCCCCTGGTGGAGCCCGAGGTCGGCGCCCAGCTCACCGAGCTACTGGGCGCCGAAGAGCTGCGCTTCGCGGAGGGCGGCCACAACATCCAGAAGACCCAAGCCGTGGAGCTGGCCGAGGGCCTTCACGGGCTCGCCGCGCGCGCGTTCGGGGTGCCCAAGGAGCTGCGCCAGCTGGCCTAG
- a CDS encoding recombinase family protein: protein MKGGPTRRRARSRTLSSRRPPPTRARPEAEPTSFDAAGRPVLRCAIYTRQSVARGEQDLTSCDVQRERCEDYVRAMQYEGWVALDERFDDLGVSGGSLKRPALRRLLSWCVQGRVDVVVVTSLDRLARKMSDWVRLSDWLKQAGVELVILQGAGGARGPLAELVYNVTASLAEFERDLISERLREAKGRARARGRRAAGRVPLGYQADPNTRQLVVDEDEAELVRTFFERCAAGESGAAIATWANQAGHHTKVHGGKGGAMWTGRSVLQVVRNPIYLGRRAHGEGTVDGVHEAIVDEDLARRAFAALDARRTREPTARSKAPQWDQDPWMLRGLLRCTGCGRVMTTTASAAVTMENADEVPRYYRCRGDAARPACTPPVQVAARHVEARVLAVLREAHISWFRDDRSRGFLDALAPAWAAWQRDDVGARNAMVRGLVWSAEWDRELGLTKLVLDDITVDAFLDEDPVLAERLPPRAE, encoded by the coding sequence GTGAAGGGCGGGCCCACGAGGAGGCGCGCCAGGAGTAGGACGTTGAGCAGCCGGAGACCGCCACCGACGCGGGCACGCCCCGAGGCGGAGCCGACGAGCTTCGACGCCGCCGGCCGCCCCGTCCTCCGCTGCGCCATCTACACGCGTCAGTCGGTCGCGCGCGGCGAGCAGGACCTGACCTCGTGCGACGTGCAGCGCGAGCGCTGCGAGGACTACGTGCGGGCCATGCAGTACGAGGGCTGGGTCGCCCTCGACGAGCGTTTCGACGACCTCGGCGTGAGCGGCGGCAGCCTCAAGCGGCCCGCGCTGCGGCGCCTGCTCTCGTGGTGCGTGCAGGGGCGCGTCGACGTCGTGGTGGTCACGAGCCTCGACCGGCTCGCGCGCAAGATGTCGGACTGGGTGCGGCTGAGCGACTGGCTGAAGCAGGCGGGCGTCGAGCTGGTGATCTTGCAGGGCGCCGGCGGGGCGCGTGGGCCCCTGGCCGAGCTCGTCTACAACGTCACGGCGAGCCTCGCCGAGTTTGAGCGCGACCTCATCAGCGAGCGGCTGCGCGAGGCGAAGGGGCGTGCCCGTGCACGAGGACGTCGTGCTGCTGGACGCGTGCCGCTCGGCTACCAGGCGGACCCGAACACCCGGCAGCTTGTCGTCGACGAAGATGAGGCCGAGCTGGTGCGGACGTTCTTCGAGCGCTGCGCGGCGGGCGAGTCGGGTGCGGCCATCGCCACCTGGGCAAACCAGGCTGGTCACCACACGAAGGTTCACGGCGGCAAGGGCGGCGCGATGTGGACGGGGCGCTCGGTGCTGCAGGTGGTTCGCAACCCGATCTACCTCGGCCGTCGCGCTCACGGAGAGGGCACGGTCGACGGCGTGCACGAAGCGATCGTCGACGAGGACCTCGCCCGCCGCGCCTTCGCAGCGCTCGACGCTCGGCGCACGCGCGAGCCAACGGCGCGCTCGAAGGCGCCACAGTGGGACCAGGACCCATGGATGCTGCGAGGCCTGCTGCGCTGTACGGGCTGCGGGCGCGTGATGACGACGACGGCCTCGGCGGCGGTCACGATGGAGAACGCGGACGAGGTCCCCCGCTACTATCGCTGCCGAGGGGACGCCGCGCGCCCGGCTTGCACACCGCCGGTGCAGGTCGCCGCGCGCCACGTCGAGGCGCGCGTGCTTGCCGTGCTTCGGGAGGCCCACATCTCCTGGTTCCGCGACGACCGCTCGCGCGGGTTCCTCGATGCGCTCGCACCTGCATGGGCGGCGTGGCAGCGCGACGACGTCGGGGCCCGCAACGCGATGGTGCGCGGGCTCGTGTGGAGCGCCGAGTGGGATCGCGAGCTCGGGCTGACGAAGCTCGTGCTCGACGACATCACGGTGGACGCCTTCCTCGACGAGGACCCGGTGCTCGCCGAGCGTCTGCCGCCGCGCGCCGAGTGA
- a CDS encoding nucleotidyl transferase AbiEii/AbiGii toxin family protein, whose protein sequence is MTFVHDDPEFVALLTQVSAETGIAAALVEKDYWITHSLWALHETELAIWFKGGTSLSKGFGIIERFSEDLDLMIERGGVATLPEVTNWASTNKGPTAQRRAFYDALPAALAIPAVSVELDAQRQDKYARAADYIGHYPGAHATGLPSAMSPFVRFEVGRARVVPFAVMPLTSFVHDHLARLGMSDDYVDNRPRAVRCVHPVVTLLEKLDALSRRYNRDVREADAFVRHYEDAARVIRALDRLPPIETSALALAEEMLAEKGIAALPSADDPSLVLDDPEKRASVERAYAKIAPMFWGPRIPLDDVCATIRAWVGALRG, encoded by the coding sequence ATGACCTTCGTCCATGACGACCCCGAGTTCGTCGCGTTGCTCACCCAGGTCTCGGCCGAGACCGGCATCGCCGCCGCGCTCGTCGAGAAGGACTACTGGATCACCCACAGCCTATGGGCCCTGCACGAGACCGAGCTCGCCATCTGGTTCAAGGGCGGCACCAGCCTCTCGAAGGGCTTCGGCATCATCGAGCGCTTCTCCGAGGACCTCGACCTGATGATCGAGCGCGGCGGTGTGGCGACGCTGCCCGAGGTCACGAACTGGGCGAGCACCAACAAAGGCCCGACCGCCCAGCGCCGCGCGTTCTACGATGCGCTCCCCGCGGCGCTCGCGATCCCCGCCGTGTCGGTGGAGCTCGACGCGCAGCGGCAGGACAAGTACGCCCGGGCCGCCGACTACATCGGCCACTACCCTGGCGCCCACGCCACGGGCTTGCCGAGCGCGATGAGCCCCTTCGTCCGCTTCGAGGTCGGCCGCGCGCGCGTCGTCCCCTTCGCCGTGATGCCGCTGACGTCCTTCGTGCACGACCACCTCGCGCGCCTCGGGATGAGCGACGACTACGTCGACAACCGGCCGCGGGCGGTGCGCTGCGTTCACCCCGTCGTCACGCTGCTCGAGAAGCTCGACGCGCTCTCACGTCGCTACAACCGCGACGTGAGAGAGGCCGACGCCTTCGTGCGCCACTACGAGGACGCCGCCCGCGTCATCCGGGCGCTCGACCGGCTCCCCCCGATCGAGACCTCCGCCCTCGCGCTGGCCGAGGAGATGCTCGCGGAGAAGGGGATCGCCGCGCTGCCGAGCGCCGACGACCCGTCGCTGGTGCTCGACGACCCGGAGAAGCGCGCGAGCGTCGAGCGAGCGTACGCCAAGATCGCACCGATGTTCTGGGGGCCGCGCATCCCGCTCGACGACGTCTGCGCCACGATCCGTGCGTGGGTCGGTGCGCTGCGCGGGTGA